The Nitrospira lenta region GAGAATATGCGCTATCACGTGAAGGAAACGTTGGCGTTGGCCGGCTGGCGAGCTGGGCGTGTCTAGACGGATGCTAAAAAGTCTACCACAGGCGTTCTCGCGTCGTGCCGAGACTCAACGTACGAAGAAGTCCGCCTTGTCCCGTAATAGAGCGCGTCCGTATTCATGATGTGTCCGATGGTTCTATTGAAAGTATAAATGTCCAAGGAAACGATCGAAACGCTGGTCTCGGAGCTGGTCCATGAAGAGGATTGGCGGCGCATGCGGGCGACGGCGGCCTGTGTGGCCGGCGGACCCCGCGCCGTGCAAGCGCTGGTCGAAGCGCTTCGGACCGGGACGCCTGAGCTGAAAAAAGAAGTGGCGGCAATGTTGTCGCGCATCAAAGATCCGCAGGCCGGCGTGGCGCTGGTCGGTCTCCTGGAAGACGAAGATGAAGTGGTGCGGAAGGCGGGCGCTAATGCGTTAGAGCAGATGGCCGGGGTGCTCGATACCGACACCGCTGCGGCTCTAGTGGCGTTGCTTCCCAAATATCAAGAAGGCGAAGCGCGCCAGCTGATGACGCATCTGGTCGGGGCCATTCCGACGGCGGTCATTCCGCTGTGCGATATGTTGAAGCACCCGGATCCATCGGCACAGGTGACGGCCGCGTTGATGCTCGATCAGCTTCTGGATCCCCGCTCTATCGATGCGTTCATTGATGCGATGGGGCAGCCGGCGGTTCAGGATATTGCGGTCAGCACGTTGAAAAAGCTGAGCGCGATTCGTGAGCGGATCGACGAGACATTCAACGCGCTTCGGGATGTGGAAGGGGCGAGTGAACGCGAAGAAGCGCGGATGTCGACGGTGATCTATCTCTTGGGCATCGGGCGGCCGAGCGTGGAAATTTTAATCGAATATCTTGAAGATGACGATTGGCTGGTGCGTGAAGCGGCGGCCGACTTGCTGGGAAAGATTGCGGATGTGCGGGCGGTTGAACCGTTGATGCGGCGGCTGGAGCGCGACAAGGATACCGGCGTGAAGGAGTTGGCGATCAAGGCGCTGGGATTGATCGGCGACGCCCGTCCGACGCAACTCTATCTGGAAGCGATTCCGATCCGGCCGCTCCGGGTGTATGCCATGGAGGCGCTGGCCAAGATTAAGGATGTGGAAGTGTTGCGTCCCCACAAGGAGCTCTTTGATCGGCTGCGGACGGACCGCGATGGGTTGGTGGCTTATAATGCCGGGCTGATCGCTGATAAACTCGAAGCCTTAGGCGGAACCGATATCACAGGTCAGGAAGGGAATCACGAGGATGAGTAACGAGACAGAATCTGATCGGATTGATCTCCTCATTTCAGCATTGCGTGATGAGAATGAAGCGTTGCGCGATCACGCGATCGCGAGTCTCGGGCAGATGGGGTCCGACGCCGTGCCGCGTTTGATCGGGTTGATGGCCGATGAAGATGTGGTCATTCGAGAGGCCGCGACGACGGCGGTGGTGCGGATCGGGCCCTCCGTAGTGGAGGCGCTTTTGGAGGCCCTGCAGGACGATGAGTGGGCGATTCGAGAGCAGGCCGCATCCGGGCTGGGCAAACTCAAAGACCCGCGCGCGGTTGAGCCGCTCGTGAAGGCACTCAAGGATAAAGATGGTGCCGTGCGGACGGCGGCGGTCTGGGCGCTGGAGCGAATCGGTGATGCGCGTGCAGTTCCCGGGCTGGTCGATGTACTGGGCGACAATACCCTGCGGGAAGATGTTGCCCGCGTGTTGAAAAAAATCGGCGATGCACGCGCGGTGGATGCGTTGATTGACGGACTCTTGGGCAATAATTGGATGGTGCGGCGCCATGCGGCAGAGGCATTGGGAAAGATCGGGGATCACCGCGGAGTCGGTCCGTTAATCGAATCATTGCAGGACGAAGATTGGCTGGTCAGACGGAATGCGGCGGAATCGCTGGCGCGGCTCGGGGCGAAGGAGGCGATTCAGCCGCTCTTGCCGCTACTGGAAGATGAAAATACGATGGTGCAAGAAACCGTCGAAGGTGTACTTGCGAGCTTGGGTTGGACAGCGAAACAGTAACGACTCATCTACCTTTTTAGAGAAGAAGGACATACGTTATGGCTGATGAAGCACCGGTAAAGTTGATTCAGATCGGTCCGAAGGGCGGGGAAAAGAAAGACGGCTTCAACCTGGTGACGGAGCGGGTGGTGGCGATCAACCCCGAGGCCAAGCAGCTCGAAGTTGAATTGCTCGCCTACGATGGCAAGACGGTGGTCCTGGAAGTCGCCGAAGAGGCGCTTGAAGATCTCAAGAAGCTCAAGGTCGGTGACGGAGCGACTATCCGGGTTGTGGAAGAGGGTGGCAAGCGCGTCGCGAAGAGTTTCCGGATTCGTTCGAAAGATCCGAATGCGGCCAAAGCCGATGCCATGTTGCTGGATCTCAAGGATCCGCACTGGCTCAATCGGAAGTATGCGGCGGAAGTCCTGGGCGAGCTTAAGGACAGCCGCGCGGTGACGCCTCTGGTGGAAGCCTTGGTGGATGAGGTCGGTGATGTGCGGCAGCGCGCCTATGATTCGCTGATCAAGCTCGGCGGGATTTCGGTGTCCTCATTGGTGCCGTTGCTGGTGTCTGAAGAGGATGAAATCCGGCAATCGGCGACGGAAATTATTCGGAAGATCGGCAAACCTGCGGTGGAACCGTTGGCGACAGCGTTGACGGATGCCGACGATCGGTTGAAGACCCGGATTATGAAAGTGCTGGATCGGATGGGCTATAAGCCGAAGGCCAAGCAGGAGACCGGCGCTGAATTGCCCCGCTTGACCTAAACTGCCGCCGACCGCGGCCTAGGCAGGCCGCGGCTCTCTGGTGGGACGACCGACCGATACGTGGCGGAACCCGTGTCCCGTCACACGGTCGGAGTCGTAGACATTGCGCAGATCCAGCAGCAGCCTCTGCCGCATGGACTGTTTGAGCCGCTCGAAATCAAGGTTCCGGAACTGATTCCACTCGGTCATGATGATGAGCCCGTCGGCGTTCTCAGCCACATCGTAGGTTTCTTTGCATGGAATCATTCCGGGGATGAGCTTGGTGGCTTCTTCCATCGACACCGGGTCGTAGGCACGCACGGTGGCGCCTTCCTTCATAAGTTCTTTCAGGATCGTCAGAGACGGGGCCTCCCGCATATCATTCGTATTTGGCTTGAACGACAGTCCGAGCACCCCGAGGGTTTTCCCGGCGAGCCCGCCGCACGCTTCGCGGATTTTCGCAACCATTCGGAGGTGCTGCTCGTAGTTCACTTTGGCGGCTGCACCCGCAATTTGGAATGGGTAGCCCACGCGCTCACCGGTCTGGACCAGTGCCGCGAGGTCCTTGGGGAAGCAGGACCCACCGAATCCAGGCCCTGCGTGGAGAAACTTGCCGCCGATTCGATGATCCAGCCCCATGCCCTTGGAAACCAGTTGCACGTCCGCGCCGACGCGTTCACAGACCGTGGCCATCTCGTTGATGAACGAAATCTTGACGGCGAGAAAGGCGTTTGAGGCGTACTTGATCATTTCCGCTGTGGGGACGTCGGTGACGACAAAGGGCGTTTCAAGCAGGTAGAGCGGCCGATAGAGATCTTTCATGATGGCTGCGGCTTGATCGCTGTCGGCGCCGAGCACCACGCGGTTCGGACGCATGAAATCTTCAATCGCGGATCCTTCGCGCAAGAATTCAGGGTTGGAGACGATGTCAAAATTAATCGGTTTCGTCTGGTGCTTTCGGATGACTTCCCGGAGTCGCTCGCCGGTTCCGACGGGGACGGTCGATTTGGTGACGATCACTTTATAGCCGGTCATGTGTGTGGCGATGCCACGGCCGACTTCCTCCACAAAGGATAGGTCAGCGGATCCATCGCTCTTCGGAGGAGTGCCCACGGCAATAAAGATGACCAACGCTTTATCGACAGCTTTGACGACATCTGTGGTGAAGCTCAGCCGGCCCTCTTTGATTCCTTTGGCCACCAATTCAGTGATGCCCGGCTCGAAAAATGGCACCTCTCCCTTTTCCAGCTTCTCAACCCGACGGGCATCGTTATCCATGCAGGTGACGTTGACCCCGAACTCTGCGAAGCAGGCTCCTGTGACAAGGCCGACGTAACCGGTTCCGATGACGCTGATATGCATGAGATGATTTCTCCTTGGTAGCTAGGGTATTGGTGGAGCAAAGTATAGCAACGGATCAAACGGTGGGCAATGGAATGGCTAAAATCAGCTACTTAGTCTTCACGGTCGATTTCTCGGCGTTGACTCTTGGAAAATTGGTTGAGTAGAATCCGATACGTTTACCGAGATGGAGTATTGTTGCCGTGACTGCTCTAGGGATGCAGCGTCCGCTTGCCGTGATGATGCGGTCGTCCGCCCAAACGATTTCCCCGAATGCGACCGCCTGCGATGCTGCGCAACAAATGCGCGTGGCAAAAGTCGGGGCGCTCCTGGTTCGGGAAGGCATCTGCTACATTGGGATTATTAGTGAGGCGGATCTGGTTCGGAAAGTCCTGGCGGAGTCTCTGGTCCCCGCCGACATTCTTGTGCGGTCGGTCATGAGCGCCCCGCTGATTACCATCGATATTACGGCTTCGGCCCATGAGGCTAGCGACGTGATGGCGCGCGCTGGTATTCGTCATCTGGCGGTCGTCGAAGGCGGAGAAGTGGCTGGAATTCTTTCCGTAAGAGATCTGCTGCTGTATTTCAAGAATTGGGGCCCTCAATGATTCTCGCGGGGTTTTGCCTCCTTAGTCCTGGTCGACACCTACCTGTGCTGCCTCTTGCATGACTGCTGAAGGAAGTCCTCCAATCTCGCGTGCGTTCCTCCTTTCCACCGCGCTGATCACCGGAGCGGTCGTGATGGCGCTTGAAATTCTCGGCAGCCGTTTGCTCGCGCCTGTTTTTGGGAATTCCTTGTTCGTCTGGGGTGCGCTGATCGGAGTCATTCTTGCTGCGATGAGCAGCGGCTATGCCTTCGGTGGATGGGCATCGGATCGGTATGCGGGGGGAAGCGTACTCGCGGGGCTGCTGCTCTTTTCAGGGTCCTGGACTTTTCTCGTTGCCTGGGCCAGCCAACCGATTCTCTTTCAAGTGGATGCCTGGATACAGGATCCACGGTGGGGCCCGTGCCTGGCCGCCACGATCCTTCTGGCACCGCCTGCGTTTGGATTGAGCGGAGTTTTGCCGGCGATGTTGCGGTTGGCCGTCTCTGATATGGGGCATTTAGGGCGTCACACGGGCCGCATGATTGCCTTGTCAACCGTAGGGAGTTTGATTGGGACCTGGGGGACTGCGTTCTTTCTCCTTTCGTGGATTGGGAGCCAGGCGCTCGTGGCGTGGCTGGGAACCATTCAAGTCGCGCTGGGGCTATTGTGGCTTTGGCGCGGAGCCAAGGTGGGATTAATCGGGAAATTATTCGGGGTGGCGTGCAGTGGTCTATTTGTCGCACTGGCACTCCATCCTATTCAGAAATTGAATCCGCCGGTTCATCAGGAGGATAGTCCCTATCAGCAAGTGCGGGTGCGGGATGACCAGTTGTTTCGGTATCTCGTGCTTGATCGTACCTTTCATGCAGTGATGTGGAAGGCCGATCCGCTTCCGTTGTTTCTGCCCTACAGCCAGCTCATGGTTGCATCATTGGCGTTGGTCGATCAGCCG contains the following coding sequences:
- a CDS encoding UDP-glucose dehydrogenase family protein, coding for MHISVIGTGYVGLVTGACFAEFGVNVTCMDNDARRVEKLEKGEVPFFEPGITELVAKGIKEGRLSFTTDVVKAVDKALVIFIAVGTPPKSDGSADLSFVEEVGRGIATHMTGYKVIVTKSTVPVGTGERLREVIRKHQTKPINFDIVSNPEFLREGSAIEDFMRPNRVVLGADSDQAAAIMKDLYRPLYLLETPFVVTDVPTAEMIKYASNAFLAVKISFINEMATVCERVGADVQLVSKGMGLDHRIGGKFLHAGPGFGGSCFPKDLAALVQTGERVGYPFQIAGAAAKVNYEQHLRMVAKIREACGGLAGKTLGVLGLSFKPNTNDMREAPSLTILKELMKEGATVRAYDPVSMEEATKLIPGMIPCKETYDVAENADGLIIMTEWNQFRNLDFERLKQSMRQRLLLDLRNVYDSDRVTGHGFRHVSVGRPTREPRPA
- a CDS encoding HEAT repeat domain-containing protein, giving the protein MSNETESDRIDLLISALRDENEALRDHAIASLGQMGSDAVPRLIGLMADEDVVIREAATTAVVRIGPSVVEALLEALQDDEWAIREQAASGLGKLKDPRAVEPLVKALKDKDGAVRTAAVWALERIGDARAVPGLVDVLGDNTLREDVARVLKKIGDARAVDALIDGLLGNNWMVRRHAAEALGKIGDHRGVGPLIESLQDEDWLVRRNAAESLARLGAKEAIQPLLPLLEDENTMVQETVEGVLASLGWTAKQ
- a CDS encoding CBS domain-containing protein, which produces MTALGMQRPLAVMMRSSAQTISPNATACDAAQQMRVAKVGALLVREGICYIGIISEADLVRKVLAESLVPADILVRSVMSAPLITIDITASAHEASDVMARAGIRHLAVVEGGEVAGILSVRDLLLYFKNWGPQ
- a CDS encoding HEAT repeat domain-containing protein, whose amino-acid sequence is MSKETIETLVSELVHEEDWRRMRATAACVAGGPRAVQALVEALRTGTPELKKEVAAMLSRIKDPQAGVALVGLLEDEDEVVRKAGANALEQMAGVLDTDTAAALVALLPKYQEGEARQLMTHLVGAIPTAVIPLCDMLKHPDPSAQVTAALMLDQLLDPRSIDAFIDAMGQPAVQDIAVSTLKKLSAIRERIDETFNALRDVEGASEREEARMSTVIYLLGIGRPSVEILIEYLEDDDWLVREAAADLLGKIADVRAVEPLMRRLERDKDTGVKELAIKALGLIGDARPTQLYLEAIPIRPLRVYAMEALAKIKDVEVLRPHKELFDRLRTDRDGLVAYNAGLIADKLEALGGTDITGQEGNHEDE
- a CDS encoding HEAT repeat domain-containing protein, giving the protein MADEAPVKLIQIGPKGGEKKDGFNLVTERVVAINPEAKQLEVELLAYDGKTVVLEVAEEALEDLKKLKVGDGATIRVVEEGGKRVAKSFRIRSKDPNAAKADAMLLDLKDPHWLNRKYAAEVLGELKDSRAVTPLVEALVDEVGDVRQRAYDSLIKLGGISVSSLVPLLVSEEDEIRQSATEIIRKIGKPAVEPLATALTDADDRLKTRIMKVLDRMGYKPKAKQETGAELPRLT
- a CDS encoding fused MFS/spermidine synthase; protein product: MTAEGSPPISRAFLLSTALITGAVVMALEILGSRLLAPVFGNSLFVWGALIGVILAAMSSGYAFGGWASDRYAGGSVLAGLLLFSGSWTFLVAWASQPILFQVDAWIQDPRWGPCLAATILLAPPAFGLSGVLPAMLRLAVSDMGHLGRHTGRMIALSTVGSLIGTWGTAFFLLSWIGSQALVAWLGTIQVALGLLWLWRGAKVGLIGKLFGVACSGLFVALALHPIQKLNPPVHQEDSPYQQVRVRDDQLFRYLVLDRTFHAVMWKADPLPLFLPYSQLMVASLALVDQPRRGLILGHGGGSLAKWLAHYWPDLEMDIIEFDPVVVRMAEDYFEYRPPANHHVRVKDGRAFLNTTDHLYDVIWIDAFARHMIPFHLTTKEFYAAVRTHLKPDGVVALNLASSGEELDNARAAAVVQTMRREFPVIETFAVKGPWKSGQTKAENLIFFAGSPVTEHGHEAFIEKVTAMAMNRQLPGEAVALLASHRTDPWPMGFELTDDFAPYDVLIGKDAPDAR